The genome window ACAGActgaaatggacaaataaatcaGCCTATGCAAATAGTTGTACGGAAAGcacaaaaataatgtaaaatagtgtaaaatgttgtgtattcATCTGAACACATTATATCACAATAACAGACTACAgtggaaaaataaatcatttaaataatgatGCAGCaggctatgcaaaaaaaaaaaatgtatagaaaacaataaaaagagtttaaaatgtgtaaaaaaaaatgtacatatttcacagagtttaaaaactaaataaattgttATAAAGATTTGTTGCAACTAACCTGGCAGAGGTTAGCTATTCTGTGACTTTATTTCCAAGTGGATTAAGTGTTTAAATTGTGTAAACCCAACTAAATCAGATTCAGTTCCACTAGCTTGAGGAAGTGTTTTAATATGCATCAGTGAGTGAGCATGTGCATTCACAAATTTACACCAAAGTCAAATGTTGGCCTGTGTTTTAAACGCTGCTGTAGGGGAACAGATTAATCAGTGGGAATTGGCCTAACACGGTACATTGCATCAAAAGCAGACAGTCCTGCCAAGAGATGTGCGGATCGCTGTGCCAAGATCTGCTTTGCTTCAACTGCTTGATCAACTCCGATTGATGCACAGAACTCATCTCATTTGAGCGCAATGTCCCAACATATAACTGGGCATTAAAACCAGGCATACATTAATGTGAGCACATAACCAGCAAATCTTTGTCctaatatttatagtttttgtttGCAATTTTCTACTGCACAGAGCTCCCTGGAGCATTTTGACTCACGGTTCCTGAATGCTAAACAACTTTAGTATTGCATACAACATGCAGGAAATGTGAACTCTAGAATGGCTGTGCATATATGAGCAGTGAGTGTGGTAGTTTGTTCAAGCAGGTACTTGCACCTCCATGAACCTCCAGGCAGCCGTTGCCTGACCATCAAATATGTGTCTAATTGGACCCGCTGAGTATTGCACATCTCGAGACCTCAGCGTTCATCAGAGCATCATGAGTGTTCAAGAGCATGTGCAGCTTTCCATTCATTAAAAAGCACCTTTCGCTCCAACATGCACCAGTTTCAGGTGCAGTTACTGATGTCAGTCCACTTTAAAGGATATGGAGAGGTGGTGAGGAATAACAATTACCTGTTTCACACACTTTTGCATCAAAACTGCACCACAGGCCTCCACTAGCGCACGGTCTGCAGCTCCTGGAAACACAGCACAACCTTGGACACAATGAGCAGCTTGGCTTCCTCACTGCACAGCCCTCCTTTGGGCTTTTTGTTCTACTTCGTGATGGGTTTATTTcttacattacacactgcatgattgAAGCATTGAGTTTTTTGAATATTGCTGATCAATTGGTAAACAGTAAATGCAACTGTATTTTTCAAGATAAAGGTTTCAAGAGTGTTTAACATTATGGTAAAACCTTGACCGAATTCAACTGAATGTATTTATTTCCTATTGCTTTGTATTTTTTAGATAATACTCTGAGTTGAATGACATGTCCAGTTGTAAATAAATGACCTCAGGTGTCACACGTGTGGGTGTTGTGTGGATGTTTCCTTGAGATTCATTCGAAAAGCTTATACATTTATTATGCTTCTCTCCAAATAGAAGCTCCTAGTCTAAAAACATGCACAAGTCTTTCAGGAATTTAAAACACCAATGCAAATATAGGTCTAGCATACTTTCAGCTAGAATACAACTCCATCCCCattgtcctttcacatcaaaatccaagtCCAAATACTGATTTTGGacagttttcacttgtaaacgtgtttgatctgtgcatatttctctcctgattcagccaagattattattttttgtttactgaagAAAGCAACATTATGGATTAGTATTAATGACAGtttaaagtaaattataataattataaaaaataaaaaaacttttaatgatggatttgtttttttacaaacacagctttgTACTTAAAAAGAgggatgtggattacttgtggattattgtgatgtttctatcagctgtttggactctcattctgacggcacccattcactgcagggcatCCATTGGAGAGCAAgagatgcaattttttttaaaaaactaacTAATCTAAATCTAGGAGGTTTGGGCTCATTTGTGCACCACATGTTTCTCCTTCaaaatttcataataataaaatatattataaaaatgccCATTGATTACTAACATAAATTGTGAAAAGTAATAATTATCCAGTTCAATATATCTTGACTAGTTGGCATGCACATCAGTTAGTGTTTATCTGGACTAAATGTTCGAGAAGACAATCCCCGACTGAGTATCTCAGAATCTGTGCACTGGAAGCCAGTTGTCCTAGAATGAACTCGTCTTGAGGAAAAATCGACTGACCTTCCATCTCTAACGTGATCAACCACTGTCTCTCAGAGCCCTGGGCGAGTAGCGTGTTCTGGATCACAGACCATTCATCAAAGAGCCGAGTTGAGAAGGATAACGGAAAGAACAGCTGAATGTGCGAGAATCAGTGCCTGCTCTGATCTCTCTCTTTAACGCCATGTGAAGTCTGAATACTGACCCATTTTTACATGCAACTCAACAGaaatcatgcattaaaaaaaaaaaaaaaactttctctgaggaagaaaatgttttaaacttCAAGTTATTTAAAGATGGAAATCATATTAGTTTGCTTTTATTACCATTAGATTCTTTTCTCTAATAAACTTGTTGtcttaagtatattattttaaatggtaatcaATTTATCTTcacagcaattaaaaaaaagccAATTCATGACAGCATCCTccataaaaaaacactgttttggTGGGGGAAACTGTGATATCACAATTGTACAAAAATATCTATTAATAAATAGAGTGTCAcccttattttaaataaatacttttattgggAAAAACGTAATTGCATTCTAGATTATTTTCTACAAATAACGACTTACATATCAGTCTGTTCCTTTCATGcacaaaatagaaaatagatagggtgaaattattttttaaaagttatagATATGTCAAagtcttggcaaaaaaaaaaaaaaaaaaactactgaacaTTTCCCCCATCACTGTAAccaggaaaaaagaaagaaagaaaaccaattaTGAAACACAAGCTGACCTAAATAAGATATGTTGTTATGTTTCaagaagattatttaaaaatattaaacacttgATAAGagtaaaatgcatgcattttacaGAAATCTTACAAATATCATTTTTCAGCAtctaaacagtaaataaatactataaatatttcACTTAATACTACAAAACATGTAAtactacatttattaatttagaagGTGTTTTTATCTAAAAGTCTTTATGTATTAAGaatttaaaatacacaaaatgtattatattttttttcaattgcaaGTAAAAACTTCCCCATGTGACAGCAGTAGTGTGTCCTATATAAAGCCCGGTGATGCTCCACGAGCTCATTCAGGTGCGGAGAGTCAGAGGAGAGAGGAGTGGCACAGATTCACGCACCCAAGATTCCGTTTTTAAGTCTGGGAATAAAGAGTTTACGCGCTTAAGGATCGCAGGCTGCACCTGAAGGGTGACTTCAAGGAAAACATTTGTGTAGCGCATGGAATCTAATTGAAATTGTATGGGTGCGTAAAGCCGTGCCATGCAGGGGAACAGCAGCGCGTTGGCACCGAGTTTAGCGACATGCGGTCCGGCACTGGACGAGGGTGATGCGCTGTCGAACCGGGTCGCTCTCCACAACCTGTCGCTCCGCTGCTGGCTGCAGCTGCTCTCCAAAGAGTCCGCGGAGGAGCTCTACGGCGACAGCTCGAGCATGGCCATGCGCGTCGTGATCGCGCTCGTCTACCTGGTCGTGTGCGCGCTGGGGCTCGTCGGGAACCTGCTGGCGCTTTACCTGCTCCATTCGCGCCACAGACTCAAGCAGTCGTCCATCAACTGCTTCGTCATGAGTTTAGCCGTGACGGACCTGCAGTTCGTCCTGACTCTTCCGTTCTGGGCCGTGGACACCGCTTTGGACTTCAGATGGCCGTTTGGAAAGGTGATGTGCAAGATTATCAGCTCGGTCACCACCATGAACATGTACGCGAGCGTGTTCTTCTTAACTGCCATGAGCGTAGCGCGCTACTGCTCCCTGTCCTCATCCCTACGGATGCAGTGTCCCAAAACGGCCTCGGCTGAGGTCAAGTGGGCCAGTTTGGGAATCTGGATCGTGTCCGTGGTGGCCACCATCCCTCACGCGGTTTACTCAACCACGGCGCAGGTGTCCGACGACGAGCTGTGCCTCGTCCGCTTCTCGGATTCCGGTAACTGGGACCCGCAGCTGCTTCTGGGTCTCTATCAAACCCAAAAGGTACTTCTGGGCTTCGTGATTCCGCTGGTTATCATCTGCGTTTGTTACCTCCTCCTGCTGCGCTTCGTTCTGCGGCGGCGCGTCAGTGGAATCCCCGGCTCGGAAAGCGAGAGAGGGCGGCACAATCGCCGTTCCAAAGTCACCAGATCGGTCACCATCGTGGTTCTGTCGTTCTTTCTGTGCTGGCTCCCCAACCAGGCGCTGACCCTTTGGGGGGTGCTCATCAAATTTGACCTGGTGCCATTCAGTAACGCGTTTTACAACGCGCAGGCCTACGCGTTCCCCATCACTGTGTGCCTGGCGCACACCAACAGCTGCCTGAACCCGGTGCTGTACTGTCTGATCCGTCAGGAGTACCGGACCGGACTCAAGAAGCTGTTGTTTAGAGCCACTCCGTCCATCCGGAACCTGGCCAAGCTGGTGCACCGGGGGAAGAAGGTGGCGGAGGCTCCGGCCGGCGTGTCTGTGGTGCAGATGGAGATCGGGATGTGACGTGACCAATGAGGAGAAAGCCACTGGCACTCGTCTGAACTTTTGAATGCATCTAGACATCTGCAAAGTGGACTTTCAAATATCAGACAGTGCTGATATGAAATAGCATTGCATTGATAAAACATGAGCATCAAAATTctggacacattttttttttccaggattctcaCGAATTCAAAACCTTCAAGATGTtgtttttatcatgcaattttaaggaaatatttatttttcattaaaatattagtttgcttgtttgtttaaatgtaattatttacttTACTACTTTACTATTTTACTACAGCATGAGCAAGTGTCTGTGTTCATTCATCAATACATAATTACCAGTACTCTGCTCAGATTATTGgacttttttaatagttttacactatttcaatttttttgatgacatcattgtggACCCTTTTCACCTTTCTACAATTGTTATTATCGTAAGACTATACTCTGTGTCACATCACTGTATGAGCCAGCTATGATGATGTCTTTTGCTGAGAGCACAGAAAATGTGAAAAGGATCCATGATCGTAAACTGTTGATAATAGTTATCATAAGAAATGTATGTCCAAACTCCTGACTGCTTATGTGTTATGAGATTATTATAGTTGATTCTATTGCATGGAAATCCCAAACATCTCAAACAAACCAAGCTCTCCATAGAAGCAGTGTTTCCAAACGCTGAGTTTTAGGACTATTACCCGCTTTCTGAGACTGAGTTTGTTCTCTTGTGCTGGggagaaatgaaaaacatatttaatgaaCTTTGCGGACcttcagaaaaagaaagaaaaaaaaagccaggAGGAGAGAAAGAGTTTACTAAGCTGTCCTTGAACCCTTGTATAGTTCAGACCTTTTATCATCTCTGAGCAAATGCAGCTGAGTGCTGTTCAAACATGATCATCAATAACACTGTCTTTCTTAAGCTTCAAAGGaatgtgtcattttcaaaccttTTCTCTCACGTATGAATCCACTTCTGAATCTCTGCTGAACTGTATATGGCTcagtgtaaataaaaatgtttcaaggCAAATCCTTAATTCTTATtgattttttccttttgtttcaaATGACAGAGTGAACAAAATTGAGGGAAACTGGAGTTTGTTACTGGAGGTGTAAAAATGTTTTGCCAAGTACTGTATGTGATAAAACGTGTCAGAAATGATTTGATAATCATTAAGATTGCACTAGTGAAAGCTAATTTTATGAGTGTGCTTTCCTTGCATGTTAACTGCaaacattaatttttaatttgaacgATTTCTGCAGTGTGCATTCATTGATATTCAAGGTGCATGCTTTTATATTAATTCTGAGGGCTTTGCAGTTATGTGTGATAAATTTTACATGATACACAAAATATTTGCAGGAATATTCAGTGCACTTTCATAGCCAGGAATTACAATGTGGGTGGACCTAGCCTAAAATATATCAGTTATCAAACAGGCcaaaaaatcaaacatttacaCTTGTTTAAATTTACATCACTGTTTAATCAGAGCATAAGCCTGTATGTCATCATAAGCAGTGCTAAAGAAAATAACACTAAAAACAGCATGTGCAACACTCATTATAGTGTTGTATTAATAAAAGTGTTAACATGGCTTTATTTTAATACTtcgcattttaaaatcaacttctagAACACAACAACTttaatttgtggtgcttctaattaagtgatcaAAAGCAGCTGCAAATGttgaacaaaataaatatcacCACTAACCTTATGTCTTTGCACCAAtgaaacaggggatctggtgttcGACAGGTCCCTGCCGACAGCTAATGGTGCACTGGAATTTAAGATGACATgaattttcatttgatttatttattttttccacatttGTTCTTAAAATTACTCTaaagattattttgtttttatatgctgTTGATTGTGGTCTGTGACTTTTGGATTCAGAGCACTGTCAGTCACTAGTGCTGGCCAGTCACTGGTTAGTATAACTAGTATAGTGTAACTAATAAGATTTcagtaataatattacagttaccAATCATAATACAGCTTACCGTAGTTAGTTACTTTTGATGCATTAACCTCACTGATATAAAATCCTGCATTTATATAATTCctagatttatttttcataattttctcgACTTGCACATGCATGTGATGTCCCCAGTGCAGCAGGCAAACTTAGAATACAGAAAAGCTTACTTTCAGCAGATagaaatattgcattatattgatTTTATCAGGAAAAAAGATTGTCTGAACACTGTTATGTAAGTTGTGGCTTTACTTTACTCTTGCATTACATTCCACCCACATCCCTCTCAGCATGTGGTACATTATATTACTACAATTAaatatctttttggaaaattaaaCAGTTTCTTACAAGCTTAAGtgatttataaaatacataatgaaatataatCCGGTAGCGGAGAGCTTACAATTAGCTTCAAGCTACACCACATTAATGAGATTAATACAACACTTCTACTTGAATATCACTATCAGTCACtattgagagttttttttttaataacttctgactgtgatccaATGTGGATTTTGGTCAAAGGATGAGACATAAATATGTTGTTAGTAACATTCTAGAAAGATTTTATGTGGAAGATACACAGTGACAGCTTCTGTGGGGCATGCATGTAGAAAACGTAATGTAGCTAGTAGAGTAACTAATTACTGTTGGCAGGAAACAATAAGTAAAGTAACAATATTACTTTTGACAGGAGTGACTAGTAATGAGTAATGTATAACATCCTTTGAGTAACCAACACTGTCAATCACTGATTCACTGCGTATTGTAGAATCTAAATCAGATGATGCTCAACACCACTGGTTCGAAGAGAAACAGGAAAAACGTAAACAGGAGGAAAATACACAACTCGACTGCAGACCGTCTCTGTTCATGGTACGAAACATTCAGttacatatttcaaaatatcgTCCTATTGGAGCTAAtacttattataatgattttCGTGTGATCGATCACACTGCTATATGCACGAGCATGACCTCTTGTCTCATGCTCATCATGGTGAGCTGTCAGTCTTGGTTAACTCTTCACATCTCTCCATCAGCTCGAACAGATTTCATGTGAGCTGCACAAACTTGGATCATGAAGGACTCTTCATTAATCATGTCTAATACAGTTCTTCATTCTTGcatctgttttaataaatcagTTTCAGGTTTTACAGCTGTAACTAAAGAACAACTTATAACCCACGAGATGCCAATGCACTGGATCccgtttattcatttaatttcttttaaatttaaatttcatcCAGATTCAGATTTACGTTATGTCTATGAATTTAAAACAGGTGGCATGGCATTGCTTTATGGCAGAACTGACAGCGGATTTATTTCGGGATTCTGAGGTGAATCTTACATTTGTTTGCCTGTTACCTGGGTTTCAGGACCAAATTGCTGAACACTCTGCTGGAAGCTTAACCTACATTTTTAATGGACTTCAGAATAAAGCAGTATAAGTAATGCATGTGCTTTGGTTTGAATCCATTTAAACTGGAAAGCAGCAGCAGATGTACAGTGCAAATATCTTTCATTGCCATTATAGTCAAATCTGTATGACTGGCCTGTTTGCACATCACTGTatcagttttaataataataataataataaaacagcaaTTTAATATGGCCACATGCATCAAATTTCTATACTCTTCTGTTGAATGGCCTGGcatgtaaatgtaatatgtaaataaataaataaaaacactaacagaAATATTTGTTTGTGATTTTTGACTATATTATTACTCTAGACATGttgtttaaaactaaaaacaaattaaattacaaaagcacaagacattattaatatgattaatattatatacaaattgATATCTTataatagttaaatataataGTATAACAGTGAtgctaaaattatatacatactattatattatattcatttaaacagacacacacacacacacacacacacacacacacacacacacacacacacacacacacacacactccagaacAGGACCATTTTATATACTATAATGTAATAAAGGAGTCAAAACTAAATCTTTTCTGTTAATGATACACAATCCTTCAGGATAAAATCCCTCTTCAAAGGCCTTTAAAACCCTTGAATTTGAAGAGAGATCAACATCACAGCAACATCAGTTCAATAGCCCGTGTAATACGCAACACACAAAACGAATGGCTGAAACTAAAAGCATGTCAGCCTCATAATTAGGCAGGACTCCCTGTGAGACTTGATCCCCCTCTCTGCTAATTAACCAGAGTCTGTGCATCAAAATGAGCTCTTAACCTTCAACACGCGCCTCGTACGAAGAACCACGAAGTAGATCCTGCCTCTCACTCTGAAACTCTGATGCAGAAATCATAAAGCTGTGATTGCAGAAGACTGAGAAGAGTCTGAAAGGACGTAGTGACATTAGCTTGCAGTACGTGGACTGAGAATGAGATTATAGGCTGGAGCTAAGCCATACCTGAGGAAAGCTGTGAGCATTCACATTCATCTCAGTGACAGCAGCTCCCAAAAGATCAGCCACTGAGGATATAGTAATATACTACGTGCCTTTTATCTGTTGCGTAAAACctgaattatttttcatattgtaaaGAAATTCATAGATAATACATTAGtattatacaatttttgtttagatgtttacatttttagttttagttttaattttaaagtttaagttGTTTTTGTGGAGTTAATTTTTattagcatttgttttttttatatttaactgtacatttttaattaatatttgttatgcatctttttttaatgcttttagttttagttaaccctGGTCATTTCTATTTCCAAATGTTTCAGAAGCCTTTAGTTTAGTATATTTTGGGATGTGGGTTATTATGAAATTATGTCTTAAAATGCTGCCTACACTAGATAATGAAACAGAGCCGTATTTATACAGAATAATAAGTGCTTTAAATGAATAGTTATAGTAGATGAAAAGAAAAGTCCTAATGtcaatttttgtggaaattgataTTAGGACACAgaacttcacatacacacacatacacacacacacacacacacacaaattagctTTTTAAGAATGATCTCAATCGTTGTGTTATCACTGTGTTTTTCTCTGTAAAACAAGCAGAGTCACtcattaaagtaaaaacagtgaACGGTGACAGGGCAAAGCTAGAGGCCATGACCAAACTGACAGAATATAATGTCCTGAAACCATCAAGCCAAACATTTCTCTGAGCTGTCTTTCAGTCCAGTCACCAGAACTCCAGCCCACTGCGGAGGAGCACTTAGGAGCTTTAATAAAGCAATCACAAGCAAACAATTTTCATTCCCAGCCGGCTTTGATTGCCGTCTCTGAAGACCTTGAGCTCTGGTCTGCTGGAGGTACGGCTGGTAATTGGTGTCTGCTGTAATTCAGCGCTAACAACTCTATTCTGATGCTAATGACCAACTGACTCTCTCAGATCAGACCATTGCTTTAATCAGCTCTATTCTTATAGCCAggtttataattttatgcattatCATGCATGAAGTCACATTCActggaaacaaaaataaacatataacgTTCATCTTTTCTTAGATGGAATGTGATGCAACATTCCATGTTGcacatttttttcaatttatttttttcattattatataattatttaattattattataaagggagaatcataaaataaaatttaatttttttttattataataattataatattttatttgcaaaggacatacagtaataaatgggcacaatttctttttttttttcatttgcaaacttctaattctaaaacaaaacaaaatttaagATAACAATGaacaccaaattaatatatatttttaaataaattgtaaaatatactaGTACAGGATTTGCATGGGTTGCTAGAATAGACCAGActccaacttcaaaatcaaacaaaatctTCAACTCCAACttcaactcaaaaaaaaaaaaacctttgctatTTGTTCAAATTAGCTAAAAGAGTCACAATTCCTGAACATTTTGTCGCAGTTTAATTTGATTATGCTTAATAcacttaaattaataatatttaagttaa of Carassius gibelio isolate Cgi1373 ecotype wild population from Czech Republic chromosome A2, carGib1.2-hapl.c, whole genome shotgun sequence contains these proteins:
- the rxfp3.2a gene encoding relaxin-3 receptor 1, whose product is MQGNSSALAPSLATCGPALDEGDALSNRVALHNLSLRCWLQLLSKESAEELYGDSSSMAMRVVIALVYLVVCALGLVGNLLALYLLHSRHRLKQSSINCFVMSLAVTDLQFVLTLPFWAVDTALDFRWPFGKVMCKIISSVTTMNMYASVFFLTAMSVARYCSLSSSLRMQCPKTASAEVKWASLGIWIVSVVATIPHAVYSTTAQVSDDELCLVRFSDSGNWDPQLLLGLYQTQKVLLGFVIPLVIICVCYLLLLRFVLRRRVSGIPGSESERGRHNRRSKVTRSVTIVVLSFFLCWLPNQALTLWGVLIKFDLVPFSNAFYNAQAYAFPITVCLAHTNSCLNPVLYCLIRQEYRTGLKKLLFRATPSIRNLAKLVHRGKKVAEAPAGVSVVQMEIGM